Proteins from a single region of Halolamina sp. CBA1230:
- a CDS encoding DUF262 domain-containing protein: MPKADQKTVSQVFSDAKLQVPLYQRSYAWEPQQVEDLLNDIDYVYRRRYGSPNARSVTTASSDADSNDTNGNSDVYHYFGTLVLNARGKQDMMGSEWTVYDIIDGQQRLTTTNVFIACIVEEIEAIADAFDAAGLGKEDLPEGVVRAPGYLATNYTENYLKLGDRKEGRHLEPGELTEAAYAELIIDQGDPQTILGDDERLVPEKKLARAKVIIQKWIREKRELFLGDEDLGQATEADLLEYYTAIKRYTGVLTSQFKLTSQEVESTDEAGRLFEAVNDRGRDITLADKVKSYLIYVSGEFDTLDSEAVARRFNDAVETVAQYATDDDDIDQLVQFHWELFTGEYKKVRKNRSGPTPIHRRIKESPRHIPLERDPEEVATWVNNYVDTLSSVSKSYVQANYLDVFNRQTDVSPQVQARVKSLHNINFSNIAPLIIAAIERYDADSPEFARIATLCEVYSFRVYQVAKRSQRTARREFKEAAHRLYASEFEDGFVEDLFGEAVVDPPYENPAVAVDEVTAYLDNYIGRHCPDNDFVEYLTRSDIIQGSDTRGWPGFCNKGAIRFLLFEYEKHLRQEKNTDTSLKMLPSVMDLDEFTIEHIAPRTPETSVAELENHEENVNRLGNLALLGPKDNPSASNDDYATKYEEIYQDAQMEILGDDLPAPAAGWDVDALDARARDIVAFALDHWSGESAAVVTMAQGSSDAAEEAATDPRTGIAFTIRDDAQRAYAEGVDVDPSRVKLVRQGDADMPSSGADGVTELPQCSCGALYTRISDGEDDTEMYECVCGSSLEAPNLAGITRSILAD, translated from the coding sequence ATGCCGAAGGCGGATCAAAAAACAGTCTCACAGGTCTTCTCGGACGCAAAATTACAAGTCCCACTCTATCAGCGAAGCTACGCTTGGGAACCGCAGCAGGTCGAGGACCTCCTGAACGATATTGACTACGTCTATCGCCGGCGCTACGGCTCTCCGAACGCTCGTAGCGTGACTACTGCCTCATCTGATGCGGACAGCAACGACACGAACGGGAATTCAGACGTCTACCACTACTTCGGGACGTTGGTTCTCAACGCGAGAGGCAAGCAGGACATGATGGGGTCGGAGTGGACAGTTTACGACATAATTGACGGGCAACAGCGGCTCACGACGACCAACGTCTTCATCGCCTGCATCGTGGAGGAGATCGAGGCGATCGCGGATGCATTCGATGCTGCGGGGCTCGGCAAGGAGGATCTCCCGGAAGGTGTCGTTCGCGCTCCTGGCTATCTTGCCACGAATTACACGGAGAACTATCTCAAGCTTGGCGACCGGAAGGAGGGCCGCCATCTTGAGCCCGGGGAACTCACTGAAGCAGCGTATGCTGAACTCATCATCGACCAGGGTGATCCACAGACGATCCTTGGCGATGACGAGCGGCTTGTCCCGGAGAAGAAGCTGGCCAGAGCGAAAGTGATCATCCAGAAGTGGATCCGTGAGAAGCGGGAACTCTTCCTCGGTGATGAAGACCTGGGGCAGGCTACGGAAGCGGATCTCCTCGAATACTATACGGCCATCAAGCGGTATACGGGTGTTCTCACCTCCCAATTCAAACTCACCTCCCAAGAGGTCGAGAGTACGGACGAGGCAGGTCGGCTCTTCGAGGCTGTCAACGACCGAGGGCGGGATATCACCCTTGCCGACAAGGTCAAATCGTACCTGATCTACGTCTCCGGCGAATTCGACACGTTGGACTCAGAAGCAGTCGCCCGCCGATTCAACGACGCCGTCGAAACGGTCGCCCAGTACGCCACCGACGATGACGACATCGACCAGCTAGTTCAGTTCCACTGGGAGCTCTTTACGGGAGAGTACAAGAAGGTCCGCAAGAACCGATCTGGCCCGACGCCAATCCACCGACGTATCAAGGAATCACCCCGGCATATTCCCCTCGAACGAGATCCAGAAGAGGTCGCGACGTGGGTCAACAACTACGTCGACACGCTCTCGAGCGTCTCCAAATCTTACGTCCAAGCGAATTATCTCGACGTCTTCAACCGGCAAACCGACGTCTCGCCCCAGGTTCAGGCTCGCGTCAAGTCCCTCCACAACATCAACTTCTCCAATATCGCGCCGCTCATCATCGCAGCCATCGAGCGATACGATGCTGACAGCCCGGAGTTCGCGCGGATTGCTACGCTCTGTGAGGTCTATTCGTTTCGCGTCTACCAGGTCGCCAAACGATCGCAACGGACCGCACGCCGCGAGTTCAAGGAGGCAGCGCACCGGCTCTACGCCTCCGAGTTCGAGGACGGCTTCGTCGAGGACCTGTTCGGTGAAGCGGTCGTTGACCCGCCCTACGAGAACCCAGCTGTCGCCGTCGACGAGGTGACGGCGTATCTCGACAATTACATCGGCCGGCACTGCCCCGACAACGACTTCGTCGAGTACCTGACGCGGTCGGACATCATCCAGGGGAGCGACACGCGCGGGTGGCCGGGCTTCTGCAACAAGGGTGCGATCCGGTTTCTGTTGTTCGAGTACGAGAAGCACCTTCGCCAGGAGAAGAACACGGATACGTCGCTGAAAATGCTCCCCAGCGTGATGGACCTCGACGAGTTTACGATCGAGCACATCGCGCCGCGAACGCCGGAGACCAGCGTTGCGGAGCTTGAAAATCACGAGGAGAACGTGAATCGGCTGGGGAATCTCGCGCTCCTCGGGCCGAAGGATAATCCGTCAGCGTCGAACGACGATTATGCGACGAAGTACGAGGAGATCTACCAAGACGCGCAGATGGAGATCCTTGGTGATGACCTTCCAGCTCCGGCAGCGGGCTGGGACGTCGACGCGCTGGATGCACGAGCGCGGGATATCGTGGCCTTCGCGCTCGACCACTGGAGTGGCGAATCGGCGGCCGTCGTTACGATGGCACAGGGAAGTTCCGACGCAGCTGAGGAGGCAGCCACAGATCCGAGGACGGGCATCGCGTTCACCATCCGTGATGATGCACAACGGGCGTATGCGGAGGGCGTCGACGTGGATCCCTCGCGAGTGAAACTCGTCCGGCAGGGTGACGCGGATATGCCGAGTTCCGGCGCCGATGGGGTAACCGAACTCCCACAGTGCTCCTGTGGGGCGCTCTACACTCGCATCTCCGATGGAGAGGATGACACAGAGATGTACGAGTGCGTCTGTGGGTCATCGTTAGAAGCTCCGAATCTCGCCGGGATCACTCGGTCGATTCTCGCTGATTGA
- a CDS encoding UPF0175 family protein, whose protein sequence is MARITGSYPDDLDLLIEGAVEAGVFGGKSDALREFVREYFEDHENERIAAAVALYERERITLGDAARLADVDRWTMRDILREHGVELRLGLVDEDDAAYEGEAASELEFGDEDSDDAESRAK, encoded by the coding sequence ATGGCCCGCATCACCGGTTCCTATCCAGACGATCTCGACCTCCTCATTGAGGGAGCTGTCGAGGCTGGCGTGTTTGGTGGCAAGAGCGATGCATTGCGAGAGTTCGTTCGTGAATACTTCGAAGACCACGAGAACGAGCGTATTGCGGCCGCGGTTGCGCTCTACGAACGCGAACGAATCACACTCGGTGATGCTGCGAGACTCGCTGATGTCGATCGATGGACGATGCGGGATATCCTCCGTGAGCACGGTGTTGAACTCCGCCTCGGACTCGTTGACGAAGACGACGCAGCCTACGAGGGAGAAGCAGCGAGCGAACTCGAATTCGGTGATGAGGACTCGGACGACGCGGAGTCGCGTGCGAAATGA
- a CDS encoding SLC13 family permease, protein MSLTLLQAQAGTVPPVTTDMLVVFGIVLLALFLFVTELLPIDITAIFIIVVLTLLSPWTNISVTEGISGFSSTATIAVLAMLILSTGISKTGLVQIIGRKMAAFAGNSQRKQLGATIAVAGPVSGFINNTPVVAILVPVISDLAHKGNTSPSKLLIPLSFASMFGGMLTLIGTSTNLLASSVSERLIGRSFSMFTFTALGVIVLVTGSVYLMTVGHRLLPERVPARGDYIEEYELQNYVTEVVVREDATIVGKAVGDAIDESQFDADIMQILRDGETYFEGIGSKRIRTGDVLTIRTDRETLGSLRELKGLDLVGTPPTDSELEPEGDAQALVEIVIQSGSSLLGETLTTSSFRERYDASVLAFRSGGETIRSRLDNVELRVGDTLLVQAPSDSIDRLSSNPDFIVAHESETADYRTEKIPWAIGIIVAVVGLVGIPWGTVASITGVGAFAAIDLTIVQTALAGVVTMVVTGVIKPGEIYDGVDWSVILLLAGVIPLGIALEQSGAATYIGSIIALTGTFLPVMGVLWVFYIATGLITSVISNNASVVLMIPVAVTTAQEVGGNPFAFILAVAFAASTAFITPVGYQTNLFVYGPGGYKFTDYARIGAPLQLLLSIVTVLGIAFFWGLT, encoded by the coding sequence ATGAGTCTCACCTTGCTTCAAGCGCAGGCCGGGACGGTCCCGCCGGTCACGACGGACATGCTCGTCGTGTTCGGGATCGTCCTCCTGGCGCTGTTCCTCTTCGTCACGGAACTCCTCCCGATCGACATCACGGCGATATTCATCATCGTCGTGCTCACCCTCCTCTCGCCGTGGACGAACATTTCCGTCACGGAGGGGATCTCCGGCTTCTCCAGCACGGCGACCATCGCCGTCCTCGCGATGCTCATCCTCAGCACCGGCATCAGTAAGACCGGTCTCGTCCAGATCATCGGCCGGAAGATGGCGGCGTTCGCCGGTAACAGCCAGCGCAAGCAACTCGGTGCAACGATCGCTGTCGCCGGCCCGGTCTCGGGGTTCATCAACAACACACCGGTCGTCGCGATCCTCGTCCCCGTCATCTCCGATCTCGCCCACAAGGGGAATACCTCCCCCTCCAAGCTGCTGATCCCGCTATCGTTCGCCTCTATGTTCGGCGGGATGCTCACGCTCATCGGAACGTCCACGAATCTTCTCGCATCCAGCGTCTCCGAACGGCTCATCGGTCGGTCGTTCTCGATGTTCACCTTCACCGCCCTCGGCGTCATCGTGCTCGTCACCGGGTCCGTCTACCTCATGACGGTCGGCCATCGACTTCTCCCCGAACGCGTCCCCGCCCGGGGAGACTACATCGAAGAATACGAACTCCAGAACTACGTGACGGAAGTCGTCGTCCGCGAGGACGCCACCATCGTCGGAAAAGCGGTCGGAGACGCGATCGACGAATCCCAATTCGACGCGGACATCATGCAGATCCTTCGTGACGGGGAGACGTACTTCGAAGGAATCGGAAGCAAGCGCATTCGTACCGGCGACGTCCTCACGATCCGAACTGACCGCGAGACGCTCGGGTCCCTCCGCGAACTCAAGGGACTCGACCTCGTCGGCACCCCACCCACCGACTCGGAACTCGAACCCGAGGGGGACGCACAGGCACTCGTCGAGATTGTCATCCAGTCCGGCTCTTCTCTCCTCGGCGAGACGCTCACGACCTCCTCGTTCCGTGAACGATACGACGCGAGCGTCCTCGCGTTCCGCTCCGGCGGGGAGACGATACGGAGTCGGCTCGATAACGTCGAACTCCGCGTCGGCGACACGCTTCTCGTCCAGGCCCCGTCGGACAGCATCGACCGTCTCTCATCGAATCCGGACTTCATCGTTGCTCACGAATCGGAGACGGCGGACTACCGCACCGAGAAGATCCCGTGGGCTATCGGTATCATCGTCGCCGTCGTCGGCCTTGTCGGTATCCCTTGGGGCACAGTCGCTTCCATCACTGGTGTCGGTGCGTTCGCGGCGATCGATCTGACCATCGTACAGACCGCGCTCGCCGGCGTCGTTACCATGGTCGTCACCGGCGTTATCAAACCCGGGGAGATATACGACGGTGTCGACTGGAGCGTTATCCTCCTTCTTGCGGGAGTTATCCCGCTCGGCATCGCGCTTGAACAGTCAGGTGCAGCGACGTACATCGGGTCGATCATCGCCCTCACCGGGACGTTCCTGCCCGTCATGGGTGTTCTCTGGGTGTTCTACATCGCCACCGGCCTCATCACGAGCGTCATCTCGAACAACGCCAGCGTCGTCCTCATGATCCCCGTCGCTGTCACGACCGCACAGGAAGTCGGCGGGAATCCCTTCGCGTTCATCCTCGCGGTCGCCTTCGCCGCGTCCACCGCGTTCATCACGCCGGTGGGCTATCAGACGAACCTGTTCGTCTACGGACCCGGTGGCTACAAGTTCACTGATTACGCCCGCATCGGTGCCCCGCTCCAACTCCTCCTTTCGATCGTCACAGTCCTTGGGATCGCGTTTTTCTGGGGGCTCACCTGA
- a CDS encoding TATA-box-binding protein gives MVEIANTVGSGDVGVELDIAEVEGDLPVPYTEYDPENYHGLYVRLVENGPLITLYRSGKYIISGCSNFEELHETNRAFLQTLAGLDIIDSSIETGFTVQNVVCTGELQRSVNLNALSIGLGLEAVEYEPEQFPGLIYRPPDFPAVLLVFANGNVVITGAADVETAEEAFNHLQTKVERLLDD, from the coding sequence ATGGTCGAGATCGCGAACACCGTTGGCTCGGGCGACGTCGGTGTCGAACTGGACATTGCGGAAGTCGAGGGAGATCTCCCGGTTCCGTACACTGAATACGATCCCGAGAACTACCACGGTCTCTACGTACGGCTTGTCGAGAATGGGCCACTCATCACCCTCTACCGGAGCGGCAAGTACATCATCAGCGGCTGTTCCAACTTCGAGGAATTACACGAGACAAACCGTGCGTTCCTGCAGACCCTCGCCGGGCTGGACATCATCGATTCATCCATCGAGACCGGGTTTACCGTCCAGAACGTCGTCTGTACGGGAGAGTTGCAGCGATCGGTGAACCTCAATGCGTTGTCGATCGGGCTGGGACTAGAAGCAGTCGAGTACGAACCCGAGCAGTTCCCTGGCCTCATCTATCGGCCGCCGGATTTCCCAGCCGTGCTGTTAGTCTTCGCGAATGGTAACGTCGTCATCACTGGCGCAGCAGATGTAGAAACTGCAGAGGAGGCATTCAATCACCTTCAGACGAAGGTGGAGAGGCTTCTCGACGACTGA
- a CDS encoding type IV toxin-antitoxin system AbiEi family antitoxin, whose protein sequence is MNDSQDTQNIRQGLSNRESRLLSRLAGAGHQIISVDDIETTLAVAPNTAREIASRLTEKGWLDRLFPGRYLIIPLAAGEEGVYTTHEYLIASHVAEPMYVGYYTALDHHGLTEQVPRTVYVVTPSRAQSREIHGVPYRVVTVTERKFFGYEPTAIEGTAVDVADIEKTLVDCADHPEFGGGIRELAQAMVAADDRDCSWTTVGEYLQRLDNGAATKRIVYLADQLGIDLPTRETILESFTSGYSLLDPTRNEQGRYDSEYRLRINVDRERLGSMES, encoded by the coding sequence ATGAACGACTCACAAGACACTCAAAATATACGACAGGGGCTGTCCAACCGTGAGAGCCGCCTCCTCTCACGACTCGCCGGCGCGGGTCACCAGATCATCTCCGTCGACGACATCGAGACGACTCTAGCGGTCGCCCCGAACACCGCCCGAGAGATCGCCTCCCGGCTCACCGAGAAAGGATGGCTGGACCGACTGTTTCCCGGTCGATACCTCATCATCCCGCTTGCGGCCGGTGAAGAGGGCGTGTATACGACGCACGAGTATCTCATCGCCTCGCACGTTGCCGAGCCCATGTACGTCGGCTACTACACCGCCCTTGACCACCACGGGCTGACCGAACAAGTGCCCCGGACGGTGTACGTCGTCACCCCCTCCCGGGCACAGAGTCGGGAGATCCACGGCGTCCCCTATCGCGTCGTGACGGTCACCGAGCGCAAATTCTTCGGGTACGAGCCGACGGCCATCGAGGGTACCGCCGTGGACGTCGCAGACATAGAGAAGACGCTCGTTGACTGTGCCGACCATCCCGAGTTTGGTGGTGGCATCCGCGAACTCGCACAGGCGATGGTCGCCGCGGACGATCGGGACTGTTCGTGGACGACGGTCGGTGAGTACCTCCAGCGACTCGACAATGGCGCTGCGACCAAGCGGATCGTCTACCTGGCAGACCAGCTGGGTATCGACCTCCCGACGCGTGAGACGATCCTCGAATCATTCACAAGCGGGTACTCGCTGCTCGACCCAACGCGAAACGAACAGGGACGCTACGACAGTGAGTATCGTCTCCGAATCAACGTCGACCGGGAGAGACTCGGTTCGATGGAATCCTGA
- a CDS encoding helix-turn-helix domain-containing protein produces the protein MYEVLDDTAAQIVLAVESGDSIRRVAQHLHTPYETVRQAVNRLEDAGYVRYDDGLAVVDERVRDAALELAAASAGVSPPSVEETYVIPQFSDWSFAFTRIDAVYVWTQGGYQVSREPDDYPLFLAVREQDVDAWETFFESFDLPTAFERQPRDELDGPLQIVLEPRASLDIEHVEGYPVIPRAETIEYMRENYAQFQSGLAMLDRMYEDLDLDVAYRQLPTAEVVGLSVDSRSNSKLE, from the coding sequence ATGTACGAAGTGCTCGACGACACGGCGGCGCAGATCGTCCTCGCCGTCGAGAGTGGTGACTCTATCCGCCGTGTCGCCCAACACCTCCACACGCCGTACGAGACGGTGCGACAGGCCGTCAATCGGCTGGAAGACGCAGGCTATGTCCGCTATGACGACGGCCTCGCTGTCGTCGACGAGCGCGTACGCGACGCAGCGCTCGAGCTCGCCGCTGCCAGTGCCGGCGTCAGTCCACCCTCCGTCGAGGAAACGTACGTCATCCCACAGTTCAGTGACTGGTCGTTCGCGTTCACGCGGATCGACGCCGTCTACGTGTGGACGCAGGGCGGCTACCAAGTCAGTCGCGAGCCCGACGACTATCCATTGTTCCTCGCTGTTCGTGAGCAGGACGTCGACGCCTGGGAGACGTTTTTCGAATCGTTCGACCTCCCGACCGCATTCGAGCGACAGCCCCGAGACGAGTTGGACGGACCGCTGCAGATCGTCCTCGAGCCACGCGCGTCACTCGATATCGAGCACGTCGAAGGGTACCCGGTGATCCCAAGAGCCGAGACGATCGAGTATATGCGCGAGAACTACGCCCAGTTCCAGTCGGGGCTGGCGATGCTCGACCGGATGTACGAGGATCTCGATCTTGACGTTGCCTACCGTCAGCTACCCACCGCTGAAGTGGTGGGCTTGTCGGTGGACTCCCGTTCAAACTCCAAGCTGGAGTAG
- a CDS encoding HEPN domain-containing protein translates to MVPDRMPPEWGADVRPLIKDGVQAVIERHSDVDVNPPTRTFNQLSAGGFMQNTEEVSVPAPGDLFDDRDLFDNLYGGEFAEAAQVIYDQLPDPPDDDQLSEANRVESIERGLFEFVGVVLNYAGEFQFDKDAFATAFEEQFEPRFTDREYSRFLLVLKNTSIEPDITIDLETEIQGSPDYLGPYAVDTLRIRPLDRLEEAGIATHEAPGTSVLEPVETLDAGGPNAALEIVLRRRRPFREIAREIDGTEITPWERPDFDVTPVDVYPWQQLTEVIEYLAASVRRCLRLLCPLGTVGYEKGYNVVPGWETYRGIAAPVTFELEFECPSSTTGTHIAEDRALEIPRLWRDHRRRIAPGHDKFQNPLARFERMFSRESLEDQLVDCVVGCETTVLKGGSPGGNKYRLGVRTAVLLGEQNARDWSSKRIGEFFRTLYDYRNKVVHEDTTLPDEPTGGNLISVDDKEFVASTFLIHARELYADLILEYLDLVVSQDASLEDVNEQIDDRTLEYGTEIREQLF, encoded by the coding sequence GTGGTCCCTGATAGAATGCCACCTGAGTGGGGCGCTGATGTGCGCCCGCTAATCAAAGATGGAGTCCAAGCCGTCATCGAACGGCACTCCGACGTGGATGTCAATCCACCAACGCGGACGTTCAATCAGCTGAGTGCTGGCGGGTTTATGCAGAACACCGAGGAAGTCTCGGTTCCAGCTCCCGGTGACCTCTTCGACGACAGGGATCTCTTCGATAATCTCTATGGTGGTGAATTTGCAGAGGCGGCGCAGGTCATCTACGATCAGCTCCCGGATCCTCCCGACGACGATCAGTTATCCGAAGCCAACCGTGTCGAGTCTATCGAACGGGGACTGTTCGAGTTCGTCGGGGTCGTGTTGAACTACGCCGGCGAGTTTCAGTTCGACAAGGATGCCTTTGCAACCGCCTTCGAGGAGCAGTTCGAGCCCCGGTTCACCGATCGAGAATACTCCCGATTTCTGCTCGTTCTGAAGAACACCTCCATCGAGCCAGATATCACGATTGACCTCGAAACGGAGATCCAAGGTAGCCCGGACTATCTGGGACCATACGCCGTTGACACCCTCCGGATTCGTCCCTTAGACCGTCTGGAGGAAGCCGGAATCGCGACGCACGAAGCCCCGGGGACGAGCGTCCTCGAACCAGTCGAGACGCTCGATGCAGGCGGCCCGAACGCAGCGCTAGAAATCGTTCTCCGACGCCGGCGCCCCTTTAGAGAGATCGCTCGCGAAATCGATGGCACCGAAATCACGCCTTGGGAACGTCCCGACTTCGACGTCACACCGGTCGACGTCTATCCCTGGCAGCAGCTGACCGAGGTGATCGAGTATCTCGCGGCGAGCGTTCGTCGGTGTCTGCGGCTTCTCTGCCCGTTGGGAACTGTTGGCTACGAGAAAGGCTACAACGTAGTTCCGGGCTGGGAAACGTACCGTGGGATTGCGGCACCGGTCACTTTCGAGCTCGAATTCGAGTGTCCGAGTTCGACGACAGGAACGCATATCGCCGAAGATCGTGCCCTGGAGATCCCTCGGCTGTGGAGAGATCATCGACGTCGAATCGCACCCGGCCATGACAAGTTTCAGAACCCGCTGGCCCGGTTCGAGCGAATGTTCAGCCGGGAGTCCCTCGAGGATCAATTAGTCGACTGCGTCGTCGGCTGCGAAACAACCGTGCTGAAAGGTGGCTCTCCTGGCGGGAATAAATATCGGCTCGGTGTTCGGACGGCAGTGCTTCTGGGTGAGCAGAATGCTCGCGATTGGTCGTCAAAGCGGATAGGAGAGTTCTTCAGAACACTGTATGACTACCGGAACAAGGTCGTACACGAGGATACAACACTTCCGGACGAACCGACTGGTGGAAACCTGATTTCAGTCGATGACAAGGAATTCGTTGCCAGTACGTTTCTTATCCACGCCCGCGAACTCTATGCAGATCTCATCCTGGAGTACCTTGATCTAGTTGTATCTCAGGATGCGTCCCTCGAGGATGTCAACGAACAGATTGACGACCGGACACTTGAGTACGGCACAGAGATACGCGAACAGCTGTTCTAA
- a CDS encoding ParA family protein has translation MTDTNTARITVANQKGGAGKTTDVIHTGGALAARGHDVLLVDIDYHGGLTCSLGYNDLYYDTDRTTLFDVLDFDQMESVNDIIVEHEEFDILPASEKLANNKNIQTLLEAPKSRERLEMTLDELEKDYDYIIVDTPPSLNVLTDNALVATGNVVIPVIPEKLNANSLQIFAKQLSSLEQAYGDINRLAIVCNRVEQNAEHRDTIEEIKSAYSLPVFEIPKRTDLSQSIGEGVSVFGFGKENQRVEDARDLFNQIADLFDETFEKTAPEEVEA, from the coding sequence ATGACTGACACCAACACTGCACGAATCACCGTGGCGAATCAAAAGGGAGGCGCTGGGAAGACGACTGACGTCATTCACACAGGCGGGGCGCTAGCTGCCCGGGGCCATGACGTTCTCCTGGTCGATATCGACTATCACGGTGGGCTCACCTGCTCACTCGGCTACAACGATCTGTACTACGACACCGACCGCACAACGCTGTTCGACGTCCTCGACTTCGACCAGATGGAGTCGGTGAACGACATTATCGTCGAGCACGAGGAATTCGACATCCTCCCTGCCAGCGAGAAGCTCGCGAACAACAAGAACATCCAGACGCTGCTTGAGGCGCCGAAGAGTCGCGAGCGTTTGGAGATGACTCTTGACGAACTCGAGAAGGACTACGACTACATCATCGTCGACACGCCGCCATCCCTGAACGTCCTCACCGACAACGCCCTCGTCGCGACCGGCAACGTCGTCATCCCCGTCATTCCCGAGAAGCTCAACGCCAACAGCCTCCAGATTTTCGCCAAGCAGCTGAGCTCTCTCGAACAGGCGTACGGAGACATCAACCGGCTCGCCATCGTCTGTAACCGTGTCGAGCAGAACGCTGAGCACCGCGATACCATCGAGGAGATCAAGTCGGCGTACTCCCTCCCAGTGTTCGAGATCCCGAAGCGGACCGACCTCTCTCAATCGATTGGCGAGGGTGTGTCCGTCTTCGGCTTCGGCAAGGAGAACCAGCGCGTCGAGGATGCACGCGACCTGTTCAACCAGATCGCCGACCTGTTCGACGAGACGTTTGAGAAGACCGCACCTGAGGAGGTGGAAGCATGA
- a CDS encoding RNA-guided endonuclease TnpB family protein: protein MEVKRTVPVKLNVPKERRDDLHQTIQQFNTAANYTIDHGRDDDGDLILNKSTIHDEVYHDLRDETDLPANLVVRAYSKAVEAMKSTVAEWEKGNNRPLPSFNEPSAVYDKRTLTIKDEYATLSTVNGRVEADFVLGEYQRSYLEDDDYEKRMGTLHYRPDEDAFYLHIVIQKEVDKRDGDRVLGVDLNLKNVAVTSTGRFFDGGELLWGQNHYFRVRRSLQDKGTRSARQALQRLSGRENRFVLNRLHNISRGIVEEALRRDCSYIAVEDLTHIRERMDTHDNQLKRQMHNWAFRELQAQIEYKAAEYGIRVESVNPAFSSQTCSKCGHQSNTNRDSDGWFACNECGYEVDGDYNAAKNVGLRLLALPSGKRPDGLGNGQLALKSGTLNVSDTSSVYSSLEFERESTDKPTTSAVGS from the coding sequence ATGGAGGTCAAACGCACCGTTCCGGTCAAACTCAACGTACCCAAAGAGCGGCGTGACGACCTCCATCAGACCATCCAGCAGTTCAACACCGCCGCCAACTACACTATCGATCACGGCAGAGACGACGATGGCGACCTGATTCTCAACAAATCAACCATCCACGACGAAGTATACCACGACCTGCGGGACGAAACCGACCTGCCCGCCAACCTCGTGGTACGGGCCTACTCGAAAGCCGTCGAAGCGATGAAAAGCACCGTCGCGGAGTGGGAGAAAGGCAACAACCGCCCGCTTCCCTCGTTCAATGAACCCTCTGCCGTTTACGACAAACGCACTCTGACAATCAAAGACGAGTACGCCACACTCTCGACGGTAAACGGGCGTGTCGAGGCCGACTTCGTACTCGGTGAGTACCAGCGGTCGTACCTCGAAGACGACGACTACGAGAAACGGATGGGGACGCTCCACTACCGTCCTGACGAGGATGCGTTCTATCTCCACATCGTCATCCAGAAAGAAGTAGACAAGCGCGACGGCGACCGCGTGCTCGGTGTGGATTTGAACCTGAAGAACGTCGCCGTGACCAGCACAGGACGGTTCTTCGACGGTGGCGAACTACTGTGGGGGCAGAACCACTATTTCCGCGTGCGACGAAGCCTTCAGGACAAAGGCACCCGTTCCGCTCGGCAGGCGTTGCAGCGACTGTCGGGACGGGAAAACCGCTTCGTCCTGAATCGCCTGCACAACATATCGCGCGGAATCGTGGAAGAAGCCCTGCGGCGCGATTGCTCGTACATCGCCGTCGAAGACCTGACCCACATCCGCGAGCGGATGGACACCCACGACAACCAATTGAAGCGACAGATGCACAACTGGGCGTTCCGTGAACTGCAAGCGCAAATTGAATACAAGGCCGCCGAGTACGGGATTCGAGTCGAGTCGGTCAACCCTGCGTTTTCTTCTCAAACCTGCTCGAAGTGCGGCCACCAGTCGAACACGAACCGCGACTCGGACGGTTGGTTCGCGTGCAACGAGTGTGGGTACGAGGTGGACGGCGACTACAACGCGGCGAAGAACGTCGGCCTCCGCCTGTTAGCTTTACCATCGGGCAAACGTCCCGATGGGTTGGGCAACGGTCAGCTTGCCCTGAAGTCGGGGACGTTGAACGTGAGCGACACGTCCAGTGTCTACTCCAGCTTGGAGTTTGAACGGGAGTCCACCGACAAGCCCACCACTTCAGCGGTGGGTAGCTGA